In Candidatus Nezhaarchaeales archaeon, one DNA window encodes the following:
- a CDS encoding Lrp/AsnC family transcriptional regulator, translated as MDEVDLRIIKALERNARTPYTEIAKELGLTEGAVRKRVERLVKTGVIKGFTIETGAVEAITLVAVDPSTLSGNAISSISKLEGVRRVYEVTGDFDVVVLISTGSVAAMNKCIDQIRSIPGVKLTKTMVVLRSYR; from the coding sequence TTGGATGAAGTAGACCTACGGATAATTAAGGCCTTAGAACGTAACGCTAGAACCCCCTATACGGAGATAGCTAAGGAGTTAGGGTTAACTGAGGGTGCTGTTAGGAAGAGGGTTGAGAGGCTGGTTAAGACCGGTGTTATAAAGGGTTTTACTATTGAAACCGGGGCGGTTGAAGCTATTACTTTAGTAGCGGTTGATCCTTCAACGCTTAGTGGGAACGCTATAAGCTCCATCTCTAAGCTGGAGGGGGTTCGAAGGGTTTACGAGGTAACGGGTGATTTTGACGTGGTTGTTTTAATTTCAACGGGTAGCGTAGCGGCTATGAATAAATGCATAGATCAAATACGTAGTATTCCCGGCGTTAAGCTTACGAAGACCATGGTGGTTTTAAGATCGTATAGGTAA
- a CDS encoding carbohydrate kinase family protein — translation MLQSDLVFVGHTSIDTIKNLNGTRTQPGGAALYASIAAKTLYSRVAMVTAIGLDYPYKDLIYRNFPPYGVKIVNLPSTRFRIEYDENWNAYYKLSAINAGLKLTVKEVLKPPLDKAGIVHLAPMTPAKVRRMVKALKGKNPKTLISINTCFNYLEKDPRNRRELKQAFKEADISILSEHELKLLVGPKPLTAAIRLIEAPMVVVTIGDVGALIREGDEIFMVPALTGIVKKPVDTTGAGDTWCGAFIAAYRITGDPVKSALAASVISALKCTGWNFERLLNLRFSSLDEVFEAASSYRSGGRQVTLLSFK, via the coding sequence ATGTTGCAATCCGACCTAGTTTTCGTCGGCCATACTTCAATAGATACTATTAAAAACTTGAATGGTACTAGGACGCAGCCCGGGGGGGCCGCGCTTTACGCTTCGATAGCGGCTAAAACGCTTTATAGCCGCGTAGCCATGGTGACCGCCATAGGCCTAGACTACCCCTATAAGGACTTAATCTATAGGAATTTCCCTCCATACGGCGTTAAGATCGTTAACCTCCCTTCCACTAGGTTTAGGATAGAGTACGACGAGAACTGGAACGCGTACTATAAGCTATCAGCTATAAACGCCGGGTTAAAACTCACCGTTAAAGAAGTCCTTAAACCACCCCTAGATAAGGCCGGTATCGTGCATTTAGCCCCCATGACCCCTGCTAAAGTAAGGAGGATGGTTAAAGCCTTAAAGGGTAAAAACCCGAAAACGCTAATATCCATTAACACCTGCTTCAACTACCTAGAGAAGGACCCTAGGAATAGGAGGGAGTTAAAGCAGGCCTTTAAAGAGGCCGATATATCGATACTAAGCGAACATGAACTAAAGCTACTAGTTGGCCCTAAACCCTTAACCGCGGCGATAAGGCTTATTGAAGCACCCATGGTCGTAGTGACCATAGGAGACGTAGGAGCTTTAATCCGCGAGGGCGATGAAATATTCATGGTTCCAGCCCTAACAGGTATAGTTAAAAAACCCGTAGATACGACCGGAGCCGGCGATACTTGGTGCGGAGCCTTCATAGCGGCCTATAGGATTACCGGCGACCCGGTAAAATCAGCCCTAGCGGCTTCGGTCATCTCGGCCTTAAAATGTACAGGCTGGAACTTTGAAAGGCTATTAAACCTACGTTTCAGTAGCTTAGACGAAGTCTTCGAGGCTGCCTCAAGCTATAGGAGTGGAGGTAGGCAAGTTACGCTTCTAAGCTTCAAGTAG